The following proteins are encoded in a genomic region of Lactiplantibacillus plantarum:
- a CDS encoding Cof-type HAD-IIB family hydrolase, translating into MKVAIIATDLDGTFLRDDHQFDHHRFQAQLDQMNAQGQHFVVASGNQLQHCIDVFDGINGELTYVAENGGLVIDNHGNVLAESLIEPALYQELLVYVATEPALAGAEISVSGKQGAYIRPQDDSPIMRYYLSRLQVVPSLSAIDDHIYKATFSWQATDADAHAALINQQFAGRLRATVSGGNGLDVIPPHVNKATGLAYLQQHWHVAPSQTAAFGDNGNDLEMLREADYSFAMQNAITPVKEMATYLTSHDNNHDGVLATIDTLI; encoded by the coding sequence GTGAAAGTAGCTATTATTGCCACCGATTTAGATGGCACGTTTTTGAGAGACGACCATCAGTTTGATCACCATCGGTTTCAGGCCCAGTTGGATCAAATGAATGCTCAGGGCCAGCACTTTGTTGTGGCGAGCGGCAATCAGCTGCAACATTGTATTGATGTTTTTGACGGGATCAACGGTGAATTGACCTATGTGGCTGAAAATGGCGGGTTAGTCATTGATAATCACGGCAACGTGTTGGCTGAAAGCTTGATTGAGCCGGCGCTTTATCAGGAACTGTTAGTTTACGTGGCGACTGAACCAGCACTGGCTGGTGCTGAGATCTCGGTCTCCGGCAAGCAAGGGGCATATATTCGGCCCCAAGATGACAGTCCAATCATGCGGTACTATTTGAGCCGGCTGCAAGTGGTGCCATCGCTATCAGCAATTGATGACCATATCTATAAAGCGACTTTTAGTTGGCAAGCCACGGATGCTGATGCGCACGCCGCTTTGATCAATCAGCAATTTGCTGGCCGGTTACGTGCGACTGTCAGCGGTGGTAATGGGCTTGACGTCATTCCACCACATGTTAACAAGGCAACCGGGCTTGCTTATCTCCAGCAGCATTGGCACGTTGCCCCTAGTCAAACGGCCGCGTTCGGTGATAACGGTAATGATCTTGAAATGCTACGGGAGGCTGATTACAGTTTTGCGATGCAAAATGCGATTACACCCGTCAAAGAGATGGCTACGTATCTTACGTCACATGACAATAATCATGATGGGGTGTTAGCGACGATTGACACGTTAATTTAG